One genomic window of Verrucomicrobiia bacterium includes the following:
- a CDS encoding integron integrase codes for MEERSNEGRDGGKGGGEGRRGYEDPAWLQRLWGVQRVPLSPERLHWWSVHVQRFLGFVRKHQREGPVGVLAEEFLADERLREPAPSAWQLDQVRQALEVFGRGIENWHFRPDEQGWRRPAFRVRVQAAGEGLGGRGPESEPGVVREEAVERVPHANGRAGGRGGAGWKERFVGVIRLRHYSIRTEQTYQDWIERFLRFHGGMEPGALGEAEVREFLEYLAVARNVSASTQNQAFSALLFLYGVVLERPLGDLQDVLRARRAGRLPVVLSREEVHRLLNGMEGTLGLIARVLYGTGMRLMECLRLRVKDVDFERGMITIREGKGDKDRTVMLPEAVRGGWVQHLERVRILWESDRASGLPGVWMPDALERKYPEAGKEWSWMWVFPGKRLSVDPRSGIERRHHAHETAVQRAVKASARMAQISKPVGCHTLRHSFATHLLERGTDLRSVQELLGHQSVETTQIYTHVMNRPGLAVLSPLDDGTPLREEPVEYRVGSGSGEARRPRQARVEDRPYELLEDEGSPG; via the coding sequence ATGGAGGAACGATCGAATGAAGGACGGGATGGGGGAAAGGGTGGGGGTGAGGGTCGGAGGGGGTACGAGGATCCGGCGTGGTTGCAGCGATTGTGGGGGGTTCAGCGTGTGCCGCTTTCGCCGGAGCGGCTGCATTGGTGGAGCGTTCACGTGCAGCGGTTCCTGGGGTTCGTTCGGAAGCACCAAAGGGAGGGTCCGGTGGGGGTGCTGGCGGAGGAGTTTCTGGCGGATGAGCGTCTGCGGGAGCCGGCGCCCAGCGCGTGGCAGTTGGATCAGGTGCGGCAGGCTCTGGAGGTTTTTGGGCGGGGAATCGAGAACTGGCACTTCCGGCCGGACGAGCAGGGGTGGAGACGTCCGGCATTCCGCGTGAGGGTGCAGGCGGCAGGGGAAGGGCTGGGCGGGCGGGGGCCGGAGTCGGAGCCTGGTGTCGTGCGGGAGGAGGCGGTGGAGCGGGTTCCGCACGCGAATGGGAGGGCAGGGGGGCGGGGCGGGGCGGGATGGAAGGAGCGTTTCGTGGGGGTGATCCGTCTCCGGCACTATTCGATCCGGACGGAGCAGACGTATCAGGACTGGATCGAGCGGTTTCTGCGGTTTCACGGGGGCATGGAGCCGGGGGCGCTGGGGGAGGCGGAGGTGCGGGAGTTTCTGGAGTATCTGGCGGTGGCACGGAATGTGTCGGCGAGCACGCAGAACCAGGCGTTCAGCGCGCTGCTGTTTCTGTACGGGGTCGTCCTGGAACGACCGCTGGGGGATCTGCAGGATGTGCTGCGGGCGCGTCGTGCGGGGCGGTTGCCGGTGGTGCTGAGCCGGGAGGAGGTTCACCGGCTGTTGAATGGGATGGAGGGGACGCTGGGGTTGATTGCGCGGGTGTTGTACGGGACGGGGATGCGGTTGATGGAGTGCCTGCGGTTGCGGGTGAAGGATGTCGATTTCGAGCGGGGCATGATCACGATCCGGGAGGGGAAGGGGGACAAGGACCGGACGGTGATGCTGCCGGAGGCGGTGCGGGGTGGATGGGTGCAGCATCTGGAGCGGGTGCGAATTCTTTGGGAGTCGGATCGGGCGTCGGGATTGCCAGGGGTGTGGATGCCGGATGCCCTGGAGCGGAAGTATCCGGAGGCGGGGAAGGAGTGGTCGTGGATGTGGGTTTTCCCGGGAAAGCGGCTTTCGGTGGATCCGAGGTCGGGGATCGAGCGGCGGCATCATGCGCACGAGACGGCGGTGCAGCGGGCGGTGAAGGCGTCGGCACGGATGGCGCAGATTTCGAAGCCGGTGGGGTGCCATACGTTGCGGCACAGTTTCGCGACGCACCTGCTGGAGCGGGGGACGGATCTGCGGAGTGTGCAGGAGCTGTTGGGGCATCAGAGCGTGGAGACGACGCAGATCTATACCCACGTGATGAACCGTCCTGGACTGGCGGTTCTGAGTCCGTTGGATGACGGAACGCCGTTGCGGGAGGAACCTGTGGAGTATCGGGTGGGTTCGGGTTCAGGTGAGGCGCGGCGCCCCCGACAGGCGAGGGTCGAGGACAGGCCGTATGAGCTGCTGGAGGATGAGGGGAGTCCGGGGTGA
- a CDS encoding PQQ-binding-like beta-propeller repeat protein codes for MNPRSPVAPGACLAGLAILLAPHGLRLPAADHPQFGHAWTRNMVSAERPLPDRFDPGTGLNHVWSVPLGTESHSTPVIAHGRILIGTNNGQPRDPNHHGDRGVLMCLDELDGRLLWQLVVPKRIEDAYFDWPNSGISSTATLEGDRAYVVDNRGVVLCLDLNGLANGNDGPFLNEAIYFAPQPTNTLARGAPAAFAPDGSLLPDAPAPNRITPGPLDADILWMFDLTSGAGIWSHDAAHSSILIRGDHLYLNTGTGVDNTHRHLRRPDAPSLVVLDKRTGRYLARDDEGIGAAIYHSTWAPPSMATVAGQDLILFAAGNGVIYAFDPLPVSPDPRHPRTTHPGNPWRLAHRWHIDFDPEAPKSDVHRFHLNRREGPSNFYGAPVVVQNRLYIAGGGDLWWGKNQAWLKAYDLDGPEPRLRWSHPLVRHTFSTPAVHDGIVYVTDCAQNLHAVDAGSGQNLWTCPLQGETWASPLVADGRVHVGTRRGWFHVLAAGRTLQPVFEHRFDTGISATAVAANRRLYVTTMTHLHAFALTP; via the coding sequence ATGAATCCCCGTTCCCCCGTCGCCCCAGGCGCCTGCCTCGCCGGCCTGGCCATCCTCCTCGCCCCCCACGGACTCCGCCTCCCGGCCGCCGATCATCCCCAGTTCGGTCACGCCTGGACCCGCAACATGGTCTCCGCCGAACGCCCCCTCCCCGACCGCTTCGATCCCGGGACCGGCCTGAACCATGTCTGGTCCGTGCCCCTCGGCACCGAATCCCATTCCACCCCGGTCATCGCCCATGGCCGCATCCTGATCGGTACCAACAACGGCCAACCCCGCGACCCGAATCACCACGGCGACCGCGGGGTCCTGATGTGCCTCGACGAACTCGACGGCCGTCTCCTCTGGCAACTGGTCGTCCCCAAGCGCATCGAGGATGCCTACTTCGACTGGCCCAACAGCGGCATCTCCTCGACCGCCACCCTCGAAGGCGACCGCGCCTATGTCGTTGACAACCGCGGCGTCGTCCTCTGCCTCGACCTGAACGGCCTCGCCAACGGCAATGACGGCCCGTTCCTCAACGAGGCCATCTACTTCGCCCCCCAGCCCACCAACACCCTCGCCCGCGGCGCCCCGGCGGCATTCGCCCCGGACGGTTCCCTCCTCCCCGACGCCCCCGCCCCCAACCGCATCACCCCCGGTCCCCTCGATGCCGACATCCTCTGGATGTTCGACCTCACCAGCGGCGCCGGCATCTGGTCCCACGACGCCGCCCACAGCTCCATCCTCATCCGCGGCGACCACCTCTACCTCAACACCGGCACCGGCGTGGACAACACCCATCGCCACCTGCGCCGCCCCGACGCCCCCAGCCTCGTCGTCCTCGACAAGCGCACCGGACGTTACCTCGCCCGTGACGACGAGGGCATCGGCGCGGCCATCTATCACTCGACCTGGGCCCCGCCCTCCATGGCCACCGTCGCCGGCCAGGACCTCATCCTCTTCGCCGCCGGCAACGGCGTGATCTACGCCTTCGATCCGCTCCCCGTCTCCCCGGACCCGCGGCACCCTCGAACCACCCACCCCGGCAATCCCTGGCGGCTCGCCCACCGCTGGCACATCGACTTCGATCCCGAAGCGCCCAAATCCGATGTCCACCGCTTCCATCTCAACCGCCGGGAAGGACCCAGCAACTTCTACGGCGCCCCCGTGGTCGTGCAAAACCGCCTCTACATCGCCGGCGGCGGCGACCTGTGGTGGGGCAAAAACCAGGCCTGGCTCAAGGCCTACGACCTCGACGGACCCGAACCCCGGCTCCGCTGGTCCCATCCCCTCGTCCGCCATACCTTCTCCACCCCGGCGGTCCACGATGGCATCGTGTACGTCACCGACTGCGCCCAAAACCTTCACGCCGTCGATGCCGGTTCGGGACAGAACCTCTGGACCTGCCCGCTCCAGGGCGAAACCTGGGCCTCCCCGCTCGTCGCCGACGGGCGCGTTCATGTCGGCACCCGGCGCGGCTGGTTTCATGTCCTCGCCGCCGGCCGCACCCTCCAGCCCGTCTTCGAACACCGGTTCGACACCGGCATCAGCGCCACCGCCGTGGCCGCCAATCGACGCCTCTACGTGACCACCATGACCCACCTCCACGCCTTCGCCCTGACACCCTGA
- the larA gene encoding nickel-dependent lactate racemase translates to MNIQLAYGQGHLEVDLPGDRTTVIEPSHRPGLPDEKAAVEAALRAPIASAPLRQRLKPSDRVCILFTDITRATPNDRLIPWLLDHLADHPPENIVLLNQTGTHRPNSSDELARMLTPEVLRRYRVLNHECERDEDLVPLGVTHDGTPALLNRHAVEADLRIVTGFIEPHFFAGFSGGPKGLMPGVAGLHTVMSNHGYRNIGDPRATFGVTEGNPLWEELRTIALRTGPSFLLNVTLNDHRQITGVFAGDLIEAHRQGIALVRTSAMQRVKAPFEVVVTTNSGYPLDLNLYQGVKGMSAGARILTEGGLLILACECREGVPAASPLDHLLRSGQSPEAILALLASPGFVRPEQWQAQIQALIQRRARVLIHSSLPDDVVRACHLEPCPDIGAAVRTELERLGPQARVAVLPLGPLTIPYLA, encoded by the coding sequence ATGAACATCCAACTCGCCTACGGCCAGGGCCACCTCGAAGTGGACCTCCCCGGGGACCGCACCACGGTCATCGAACCGTCCCATCGCCCCGGCCTCCCCGACGAAAAGGCCGCCGTCGAGGCCGCCCTTCGCGCACCCATCGCCTCCGCCCCGCTCCGCCAACGCCTCAAACCGTCCGACCGCGTCTGCATCCTCTTCACCGACATCACCCGCGCCACCCCCAACGACCGCCTCATCCCCTGGCTCCTCGATCACCTCGCGGATCATCCCCCGGAAAACATCGTCCTGCTCAACCAGACCGGCACCCACCGCCCCAATTCCTCCGACGAACTCGCCCGCATGCTCACCCCCGAAGTGCTCCGCCGCTATCGGGTGTTGAACCACGAATGCGAACGCGACGAGGACCTCGTCCCCCTCGGGGTCACCCATGACGGCACCCCGGCCCTGCTCAACCGCCACGCCGTCGAGGCCGACCTGCGCATCGTCACCGGCTTCATCGAACCCCACTTCTTCGCCGGCTTCAGCGGCGGACCCAAGGGCCTCATGCCGGGCGTGGCCGGCCTCCATACCGTGATGAGCAACCACGGTTACCGGAACATCGGCGATCCCCGCGCCACCTTCGGCGTCACCGAGGGCAACCCCCTCTGGGAGGAACTCCGCACCATCGCCCTTCGCACCGGCCCCTCCTTCCTCCTCAACGTCACCCTCAACGACCACCGCCAGATCACCGGCGTCTTCGCCGGCGACCTCATCGAGGCCCACCGCCAAGGCATCGCCCTCGTCCGCACCTCCGCCATGCAGCGCGTCAAGGCGCCCTTCGAGGTGGTGGTCACCACCAACTCCGGTTACCCCCTCGACCTCAACCTCTACCAGGGCGTCAAAGGCATGAGCGCCGGCGCCCGCATCCTCACCGAAGGCGGCCTCCTCATCCTCGCCTGCGAATGCCGCGAAGGCGTCCCCGCCGCCAGTCCCCTCGACCACCTCCTCCGCAGCGGCCAATCCCCGGAGGCCATCCTCGCCCTCCTCGCCAGCCCGGGCTTCGTCCGGCCCGAACAATGGCAGGCCCAGATCCAGGCCCTCATCCAGCGCCGCGCCCGCGTCCTCATCCATTCCTCCCTCCCCGACGACGTCGTCCGCGCCTGCCACCTCGAGCCCTGCCCCGACATCGGCGCCGCCGTCCGCACCGAGCTGGAACGGCTCGGTCCCCAAGCCCGTGTCGCCGTCCTCCCTCTCGGTCCCCTCACCATCCCCTACCTCGCATGA
- a CDS encoding sugar phosphate isomerase/epimerase: MNASTAVSNRRQFLATGAASAALLAGGAAAQAHSTPAAANAVVRPRTDRRILLSCKLGMITKEQGGRALTLTERLRMAAAAGLDGVDLDQAGEFTAEQAREAVRQSGVFVHNAINHAHWSQRLTSASEEERDRGRANIEHCLRVSHAAGGSGVLIVVGRGGDGPAEVVEERCRQEIRKLIPLAAALGQPILIENVWNQMMYDHDAPPDQGPERFIRFVDSFRSPWVGMYYDIGNHWKYGQPGEWIRGFAHRCVKLDVKGFSRAQDKFVDITGEGDDLPWDQVRRALDDIGFAGWATAEVGGGGLERLTLVRQQMERAFGL; this comes from the coding sequence ATGAACGCATCCACCGCCGTTTCGAATCGTCGTCAATTTCTGGCCACCGGGGCTGCCAGTGCCGCGTTGCTGGCCGGGGGGGCGGCGGCGCAGGCGCACAGCACCCCGGCGGCGGCCAATGCGGTGGTGCGTCCGCGGACGGACCGGCGGATTCTGCTGTCGTGCAAGCTGGGGATGATCACCAAGGAGCAGGGGGGGCGGGCGCTGACGTTGACGGAGCGGTTGCGGATGGCGGCGGCGGCGGGATTGGACGGCGTGGATCTGGACCAGGCCGGGGAATTCACGGCGGAGCAGGCGCGGGAGGCGGTGCGGCAGTCGGGGGTGTTTGTGCACAACGCGATCAACCACGCGCATTGGAGCCAGCGGCTGACGAGTGCGAGCGAGGAGGAGCGGGACCGGGGCCGGGCGAACATCGAGCATTGCCTGCGGGTGTCGCATGCGGCGGGGGGCAGCGGGGTGCTGATTGTGGTGGGGCGGGGCGGGGACGGTCCGGCGGAGGTGGTGGAGGAGCGGTGCCGGCAGGAGATCCGGAAGTTGATCCCGCTGGCGGCCGCGCTGGGGCAGCCGATCCTGATCGAGAATGTGTGGAACCAGATGATGTACGACCACGACGCGCCGCCGGACCAGGGGCCGGAACGGTTCATCCGGTTTGTGGACAGTTTCCGGAGCCCGTGGGTGGGGATGTATTACGACATCGGGAACCACTGGAAGTACGGGCAGCCGGGCGAGTGGATCCGTGGGTTTGCCCACCGCTGCGTGAAGCTGGATGTGAAGGGGTTCAGCCGGGCGCAGGACAAGTTCGTGGACATCACGGGGGAAGGGGACGATCTGCCCTGGGACCAGGTGCGCCGGGCGCTGGACGACATTGGATTTGCGGGCTGGGCGACGGCCGAGGTGGGCGGGGGCGGGCTCGAGCGGTTGACGCTGGTGCGCCAGCAGATGGAACGGGCGTTTGGGCTTTGA
- a CDS encoding CehA/McbA family metallohydrolase has product MQRTLRILGLALAGATALVRNAGAAEWPMVRDVEFQPFAAQVRRVLESMEAVGAPPPAAERQAVEAALRRPGREGIARLQELLDGWSLYGVHINPEMRVKVAAGPARPELDEGGWRVFLVKVHNEAGTTARLRAESPNARRLHDSPAEEVLDRWLEIELYERPPMAPRLSGLEIEYRLIHLYSRDAGRRDARVGFHVGQGTQDLGFRSEVDLLFECRPATEVTLEVLDDRGQPTTAAFLVRDEQGRIYPSQAKRLAPDFFFQQQVYREHGESLRLPPGRYRVEVSRGPESLTRREILEVGREAKTVRFQMERWIDPAADGWWSGDHHIHAAGCAHYSRPTEGVHAIDMLRHCVGEDLKIGANLTWGPCFDYQKQFFTGTIDKVSRYPYLLRYDVEVSGFGSHQSGHLCLLRLQEQMPEGGDSKHHWPTLGLNTLKWAKRQGAVCGPAHSGWGLQVDTEALPNYVVPPFDGIGANEHIVNVTHEVPGPDGRLVPAVDFISTVDTPYVWELNIWYHTLNCGFRTRISGETDFPCIYGERVGLGRSYVKLDGPLDYDAWCEGIRNGRSYVGDGRSHLLDFAIDGVAIGVGASEVRLGAPGNVTVTARVAARLNETPDNVIRGRKYTEQPYWHLERARVGESRSVPVEVVVNGQPVAKQMLEADGTLREMRWEVAIERSSWVALRILPSSHTNPIWVNVGDRPVRASRRSAEWCLKGVDQCWSQKERFIAAAEMADARSAYDHARAVYRRILSESDVD; this is encoded by the coding sequence ATGCAACGGACGCTGAGGATCCTTGGGTTGGCCCTTGCCGGGGCCACGGCCCTGGTTCGGAACGCAGGGGCGGCCGAGTGGCCGATGGTGCGGGACGTTGAGTTTCAGCCGTTCGCCGCCCAGGTGCGGCGGGTGCTGGAATCGATGGAGGCGGTGGGGGCGCCGCCGCCGGCCGCGGAGCGGCAAGCCGTGGAGGCGGCCTTGCGACGTCCCGGACGCGAGGGGATCGCGCGGTTGCAGGAGCTTCTGGACGGCTGGTCCCTGTACGGCGTCCACATCAACCCCGAGATGCGGGTGAAGGTGGCGGCGGGACCGGCGCGGCCGGAACTGGACGAGGGGGGCTGGCGGGTCTTTCTGGTGAAGGTTCACAACGAGGCGGGGACAACGGCGCGGTTGCGGGCGGAGAGTCCGAATGCGCGCCGGCTGCACGACTCGCCGGCCGAGGAGGTGCTGGACCGATGGCTGGAGATCGAGTTGTACGAGCGGCCGCCGATGGCGCCGCGGTTGAGCGGGCTGGAGATCGAGTACCGGCTGATCCATCTGTACAGCCGGGATGCAGGGAGGCGGGACGCGCGGGTGGGGTTCCATGTGGGGCAGGGGACGCAGGATCTGGGATTCCGGAGCGAGGTGGATCTGCTGTTCGAGTGTCGTCCGGCGACCGAGGTGACGCTCGAGGTGCTGGACGACCGGGGACAGCCGACGACGGCGGCATTTCTCGTCCGGGACGAGCAGGGTCGGATTTATCCGTCGCAGGCGAAGCGGCTGGCGCCGGACTTCTTTTTTCAGCAGCAGGTTTATCGGGAGCACGGTGAGAGTCTGCGACTGCCCCCCGGGCGGTACCGCGTCGAGGTGTCGCGGGGTCCGGAATCGTTGACGCGGCGGGAGATTCTGGAAGTGGGGCGCGAGGCGAAGACCGTGCGGTTCCAGATGGAGCGGTGGATTGATCCGGCGGCGGACGGCTGGTGGTCGGGGGACCATCACATTCACGCGGCGGGATGCGCGCATTACAGCCGGCCGACGGAGGGGGTGCATGCGATCGACATGCTGAGGCACTGCGTGGGGGAGGATCTGAAGATCGGGGCGAACCTGACGTGGGGACCGTGCTTCGACTATCAGAAGCAGTTTTTCACGGGGACCATCGACAAGGTGTCGCGGTATCCGTATCTGCTGCGCTACGACGTGGAGGTGAGCGGGTTCGGATCCCACCAGTCGGGACATCTGTGCCTGTTGCGCCTGCAGGAGCAGATGCCGGAGGGAGGGGACTCGAAGCATCACTGGCCGACGTTGGGGTTGAACACGTTGAAGTGGGCGAAGCGGCAGGGGGCGGTGTGCGGGCCGGCGCATTCGGGCTGGGGCCTGCAGGTGGACACGGAGGCCCTGCCGAACTACGTGGTGCCGCCGTTTGATGGCATTGGCGCCAACGAGCACATTGTGAATGTGACCCACGAAGTGCCGGGTCCGGACGGCAGACTGGTGCCGGCGGTGGACTTCATCAGCACGGTGGACACGCCGTACGTGTGGGAATTGAACATCTGGTATCACACGTTGAACTGCGGGTTCCGGACGAGGATCAGCGGGGAGACGGATTTCCCGTGCATCTACGGCGAGCGGGTCGGCCTTGGGCGGAGCTATGTGAAGCTCGACGGGCCGCTCGACTACGATGCGTGGTGCGAGGGGATCCGGAACGGACGGAGTTATGTCGGGGACGGGCGGAGTCATCTGCTGGACTTCGCCATCGACGGGGTGGCGATCGGGGTGGGGGCGAGCGAGGTGCGGTTGGGGGCGCCCGGCAACGTGACGGTGACGGCGCGGGTGGCGGCGAGACTGAACGAAACGCCTGACAACGTGATTCGTGGCCGGAAGTACACCGAGCAGCCGTACTGGCACCTGGAGCGGGCGCGGGTGGGGGAGAGCCGTTCCGTACCGGTGGAGGTGGTGGTCAACGGGCAGCCGGTGGCGAAGCAGATGCTGGAGGCGGACGGCACGTTGCGGGAGATGCGCTGGGAGGTGGCGATCGAGCGGAGCAGCTGGGTGGCGTTGCGCATCCTGCCCAGTTCCCATACCAACCCGATCTGGGTGAACGTGGGCGACCGGCCGGTGCGGGCATCGCGACGGAGTGCGGAGTGGTGTTTGAAGGGCGTGGACCAGTGCTGGAGCCAGAAGGAGCGGTTCATTGCGGCGGCCGAAATGGCGGATGCGCGGTCGGCGTACGACCATGCCCGGGCGGTGTACCGGCGGATCCTGTCCGAGAGCGACGTGGACTGA